From one Rosa rugosa chromosome 4, drRosRugo1.1, whole genome shotgun sequence genomic stretch:
- the LOC133745715 gene encoding DELLA protein RGL1-like, with the protein MANALFSFTPFDFDIRGGLSPPQLEDYDNEETVMFNVGKGEHLFGLEDQLGGMNTPPSEHGFYQDNNAKTGVVVCHLSKDQNQHRDLEHQQQQLQSKTDFLILDDFNFETVSSQHGFYHANKVGKDHQHHHYQQQQQQSKSSFSILENFNNFDFYFPSGQVTEPVEDGARFTHSQIRGSDIFETNKQLPPPQSSLGTLELLNSYGSAFKKLKGERQSSSRAVKGNEIDQNSRYVVNGNQKLSTEEVMRVAGARYVQFSSQGYENLYMSMHPFGYALSGLCEEETKDVELVHLLLAAAEKVGYQQFERASRLLLQCEWIPSFKGTPVQKVVCYFAEALRERIEKETGQYTSKGNEELSQYAHGLGTNLAYIACHQEVPFHPVLQFAAIQAMIENVANESRIHLIDLEIRSGVQWTGWMEAIAEREECPVKLLTITAVGVRGKQNIKETGERLASVAMSLNLPFKFKEVIVSDMQDINNQLFEDIEDDEAVIVYAPLILRTMIARPRCLENLMRVMRNINPSLMVVIEVEANHNSPSFVHRFIDTLFFYSAFFDCLETCMKQEKYRVIMEGWLREGIRNIVAAEGSERVARSVKMDVWRAFFARFSMVEMSFSNSSFYLASLVAKKFCCTTLDRNGKCLTVGWKGTPIHSLSAWKFRLEKM; encoded by the coding sequence ATGGCAAATGCATTATTCTCGTTCACACCATTTGATTTCGATATCCGAGGCGGTTTGAGTCCCCCCCAGCTTGAAGATTATGACAACGAAGAAACAGTAATGTTCAATGTTGGCAAGGGAGAGCATTTGTTTGGACTAGAAGATCAGTTGGGAGGAATGAATACTCCTCCTTCTGAACATGGTTTCTACCAAGACAACAACGCCAAGACAGGAGTAGTAGTATGCCATTTGtccaaagatcaaaaccaacaCCGTGATCTTGAACACCAACAGCAGCAACTGCAATCCAAGACAGACTTTTTGATTCTGGATGACTTCAACTTCGAGACTGTTTCTTCTCAACATGGTTTTTATCATGCCAATAAGGTGGGGAAGGATCACCAACACCACCATTAccaacaacagcaacaacaatccaagtcaagtttttcaattttggagAATTTTAATAACTTTGATTTTTACTTCCCCTCGGGACAAGTTACAGAACCAGTTGAGGATGGTGCTCGGTTTACACACAGTCAGATTAGAGGCTCAGACATTTTCGAAACGAACAAGCAATTGCCTCCTCCTCAATCTTCTCTAGGAACACTGGAGCTCCTTAACAGTTACGGAAGCGCCTTCAAGAAGTTGAAGGGAGAAAGACAAAGCAGTAGCAGGGCAGTTAAGGGTAATGAAATTGATCAAAACAGCAGGTACGTTGTTAATGGTAATCAGAAACTGTCCACCGAAGAGGTCATGAGGGTTGCTGGAGCAAGGTATGTGCAATTCTCTAGTCAGGGGTATGAAAATTTGTACATGTCTATGCACCCTTTTGGCTATGCGCTTTCAGGTCTCTGCGAAGAAGAAACGAAAGATGTAGAACTTGTTCACTTACTGTTAGCTGCAGCAGAGAAAGTAGGGTACCAACAATTTGAAAGAGCAAGCAGATTGCTTCTGCAGTGTGAATGGATTCCATCCTTCAAAGGTACTCCTGTTCAGAAAGTTGTGTGCTACTTCGCAGAGGCACTTCGTGAGAGGATCGAAAAAGAAACAGGACAGTATACATCTAAGGGAAATGAAGAATTGTCTCAGTATGCACATGGTTTGGGGACAAACCTTGCATACATCGCATGCCACCAAGAAGTCCCTTTCCATCCAGTACTGCAGTTCGCGGCAATCCAAGCCATGATCGAAAATGTTGCAAATGAGAGTAGGATCCATTTGATTGATCTGGAAATCAGGAGTGGTGTGCAATGGACAGGGTGGATGGAAGCAATTGCAGAACGAGAGGAATGCCCGGTTAAGCTTCTTACTATTACTGCTGTGGGAGTTAGAGGCAAACAGAATATAAAGGAGACAGGGGAGAGGTTGGCAAGTGTTGCAATGTCCTTGAACCTACCCTTTAAATTTAAGGAAGTTATTGTATCAGACATGCAAGACATTAATAACCAGTTATTCGAAGacattgaagatgatgaagctGTGATTGTGTATGCGCCATTAATACTGAGGACAATGATAGCAAGGCCTAGGTGCTTGGAGAACTTGATGAGGGTGATGAGAAATATCAACCCTTCTTTGATGGTGGTCATTGAAGTGGAAGCTAACCATAACTCCCCATCATTTGTGCACCGTTTCATTGATACATTGTTTTTTTATAGTGCATTTTTCGACTGCCTTGAAACCTGTATGAAACAGGAGAAGTACAGGGTGATCATGGAAGGCTGGTTGCGTGAGGGAATCCGGAACATAGTGGCGGCGGAAGGGAGTGAAAGGGTTGCTCGAAGTGTGAAGATGGATGTGTGGAGGGCCTTCTTTGCAAGGTTTAGCATGGTGGAAATGAGCTTTAGTAACTCATCATTTTATCTAGCTAGTCTAGTGGCTAAAAAGTTCTGTTGCACCACACTTGATAGGAATGGAAAATGTCTCACTGTTGGGTGGAAGGGAACCCCAATTCATTCTCTTTCCGCTTGGAAGTTCCGTCTTGAAAAAATGTAG